The following proteins are co-located in the Fimbriimonadaceae bacterium genome:
- a CDS encoding methyl-accepting chemotaxis protein, producing the protein MDEKGGDHMSRPRFRRHFLWDTVQPRFLGLSFCYVVVVIAAVSVALFVPLMLELNHLPLSSAEAQRVAEQFELLHSRFWPVVFVVSLLLIVHGVFFSHRIAGPLYRFRRIFQSVASGDLTVRTSIRKSDYLHVEAQCLGEMVTALREKIGRIEAHHAEMAPQLERLKAAAARGALREVEQETERLRATVEQLAQAMEPFQTDSTPNAPPPASLPTAAGF; encoded by the coding sequence ATGGACGAAAAAGGCGGCGACCACATGAGCCGACCACGATTCAGACGACACTTCTTGTGGGATACGGTTCAGCCGCGGTTCCTGGGCTTGAGCTTCTGTTACGTCGTGGTCGTGATCGCGGCGGTGTCGGTGGCCCTCTTTGTGCCGTTGATGCTTGAACTCAATCACCTGCCCCTCTCCTCAGCCGAAGCGCAGCGCGTAGCCGAACAATTCGAGTTGCTCCATAGCCGGTTTTGGCCGGTGGTGTTCGTCGTCTCTCTCCTCCTGATCGTGCATGGCGTGTTCTTCTCGCACCGGATCGCCGGACCGCTCTATCGCTTCCGGCGGATTTTTCAGTCCGTCGCGAGCGGAGATCTGACCGTGCGCACGTCGATCCGCAAGAGCGACTACCTCCATGTCGAAGCCCAATGTCTTGGGGAAATGGTCACTGCCTTGCGGGAGAAGATCGGGCGGATCGAGGCGCACCATGCCGAGATGGCTCCGCAATTGGAACGGCTGAAGGCGGCAGCCGCGCGTGGAGCGTTGCGTGAGGTGGAGCAGGAAACAGAACGATTGCGCGCAACCGTCGAACAACTCGCCCAGGCGATGGAGCCCTTCCAGACCGATTCCACACCGAATGCGCCGCCCCCCGCATCGTTGCCCACTGCGGCAGGATTTTAG
- a CDS encoding cytochrome P460 family protein — protein sequence MPVGHAVAAPPRTQIAGAPHHDAGLSVAVVRLLALALDISEGWSPAPPAAGLLIPFGYRDWPSLTSMVESREGTQQLRFYVCPKALLTTDSESFPVGTVFVVESQPYPSRAVGAGARPSLFAMEKCAGMSMNSRGCGQRDSWIYASWNAAGSPATTEPGRCGICRLPWLPSIHS from the coding sequence ATGCCGGTCGGTCACGCAGTGGCAGCACCCCCTCGAACTCAGATTGCCGGGGCACCTCATCACGACGCAGGCTTGAGCGTCGCCGTGGTGCGACTGTTGGCCTTGGCGTTGGATATCAGTGAAGGCTGGTCGCCGGCTCCACCCGCCGCCGGGTTGCTGATCCCGTTCGGGTATCGAGATTGGCCGAGCCTGACGTCGATGGTCGAGTCGCGGGAGGGGACGCAGCAGCTACGATTCTACGTGTGTCCCAAGGCACTGCTGACGACCGACTCCGAGTCCTTCCCGGTCGGCACGGTCTTCGTGGTGGAATCCCAGCCCTACCCGTCGCGTGCAGTGGGAGCGGGGGCGCGTCCTTCCCTGTTTGCCATGGAGAAGTGTGCCGGTATGAGCATGAACAGCCGGGGATGCGGGCAGCGGGACTCCTGGATCTATGCCAGTTGGAATGCGGCCGGTTCCCCAGCGACGACGGAGCCCGGCCGATGCGGGATTTGCCGGTTGCCATGGTTGCCGTCGATCCACAGCTGA
- a CDS encoding Do family serine endopeptidase → MLRAMSVGRPQAGFLALAIAGALLGSGPDRSASAADLLAPRPSKVSTTGDLQAQVRATAAKVLPAVVSIASTVMVNDQAFSDEGLPFGMFKDVPPRRQYGQGSGVIVSSDGYIITNNHVVADAVDVEVILADRRQFKGRVVATDPKTDVAVVKINAAGLPSAAWGDSSALAVGDFVLAIGNPLGLSRTVTFGIVSAVGRADVGVADVEDFIQTDAPINPGNSGGALVNTNGELVGINTAIASPTGGSVGVGFAIPSNMARTAMQSLIKTGRVVRGFLGASTQDVTPLLAKIFHLPDVKGSIITDLQAKGSAERAGLKRGDVVVRFDGRDVMDSGHLRNLMAAAAIGSKHRVELLRDARLMQAELTVQEAPRERQRKAQTAETAGPTTHPLSGVIVDEITPALARQMDLPANTGLVVTDIEDGSLAEVSGLQPGDLILELNRQPIPNFSTFQRLAEPLRATDLALLLINRQGSLLYIPIQSE, encoded by the coding sequence ATGTTGCGCGCCATGTCGGTGGGTCGACCACAAGCGGGCTTCTTGGCTCTAGCAATCGCGGGCGCCCTGCTGGGCAGCGGGCCGGATAGATCTGCCTCGGCTGCGGATCTGCTTGCCCCGCGCCCGTCGAAGGTCAGCACCACTGGCGATTTGCAGGCACAGGTGCGGGCCACCGCAGCGAAAGTCCTACCCGCCGTCGTCAGTATCGCCTCCACGGTCATGGTGAACGACCAGGCGTTCAGCGATGAAGGTCTACCCTTCGGCATGTTCAAAGATGTGCCGCCGCGCCGCCAGTACGGGCAGGGCTCCGGTGTGATTGTGTCGTCGGACGGGTATATCATCACGAACAATCACGTGGTGGCCGATGCGGTGGATGTGGAGGTCATTCTGGCCGATCGACGGCAGTTCAAGGGCCGCGTCGTTGCGACGGATCCGAAGACCGATGTGGCCGTCGTGAAGATCAATGCCGCCGGTCTCCCCTCGGCGGCCTGGGGCGATTCCAGCGCACTGGCGGTCGGCGATTTTGTCCTGGCCATCGGCAATCCGCTGGGCTTGAGCCGCACGGTGACGTTCGGCATCGTCAGCGCGGTCGGCCGTGCGGACGTGGGAGTTGCCGATGTGGAAGATTTTATTCAGACCGATGCCCCGATCAACCCCGGGAATTCGGGCGGCGCATTGGTGAACACGAATGGGGAGTTGGTCGGGATCAATACCGCCATTGCCAGCCCCACCGGCGGGAGTGTCGGCGTCGGGTTTGCCATTCCCAGCAACATGGCCAGGACCGCCATGCAGAGCCTCATCAAGACGGGCCGTGTGGTCCGCGGATTTCTGGGCGCGTCCACGCAAGATGTCACGCCGCTGCTGGCCAAGATTTTTCACCTCCCGGACGTGAAGGGGTCGATCATCACCGACCTGCAGGCCAAGGGCTCAGCCGAACGGGCGGGGTTGAAACGCGGCGATGTGGTGGTGCGGTTCGACGGGCGCGATGTGATGGACAGCGGCCATCTGCGCAACCTCATGGCGGCAGCCGCCATCGGCAGCAAGCACCGGGTCGAGCTGCTCCGCGATGCCCGTTTGATGCAAGCGGAATTGACGGTGCAGGAAGCGCCGCGCGAACGGCAACGCAAGGCCCAGACTGCCGAGACGGCCGGTCCCACGACGCATCCCCTGTCCGGCGTGATCGTCGATGAAATCACGCCCGCGTTGGCGCGGCAGATGGATCTCCCGGCCAACACCGGTCTGGTGGTGACGGATATCGAAGACGGCAGCCTGGCCGAAGTGTCGGGGCTTCAGCCCGGCGATCTGATCCTGGAACTGAACCGACAACCCATCCCCAACTTCAGCACATTTCAACGGCTCGCCGAGCCCCTCCGCGCCACGGACCTCGCGCTCCTGCTCATCAACCGGCAGGGCAGCCTGCTCTATATCCCGATCCAAAGCGAATAG
- a CDS encoding Slp family lipoprotein, protein MRGKLLQGIGIFCLAAMVTACATSADQRESTDGSPPSPPFSHIKATPESFKGQTLVLGGQVLSARRLKDGTRLEVLQLPLNSAQQPSLDLMKSQGRFVAIQREFLDPATVPPGTFLTVTGELTGSVTLPLDETDYVYPVIDIKSFRTWIPTQDSDQFRYRPYPYYSPFWHPYWGPYGRFPYYW, encoded by the coding sequence ATGCGGGGCAAACTTCTACAGGGGATCGGTATTTTCTGCCTTGCCGCGATGGTAACGGCCTGTGCGACCTCCGCAGACCAGCGTGAATCGACCGACGGCAGCCCCCCGTCTCCGCCGTTCTCTCACATCAAGGCGACCCCGGAATCCTTCAAAGGACAGACGCTCGTGCTCGGCGGGCAAGTCCTGTCGGCCCGCCGCCTGAAAGACGGCACCCGTCTCGAAGTACTCCAGCTGCCGCTCAACAGCGCCCAGCAGCCGTCGCTGGATTTGATGAAGTCCCAAGGTCGCTTCGTAGCTATTCAACGTGAATTTCTCGACCCGGCCACCGTGCCTCCCGGGACCTTCCTCACCGTCACCGGCGAACTGACCGGTTCGGTCACCCTGCCGCTGGATGAAACGGATTACGTCTATCCGGTGATCGACATCAAGAGCTTCCGCACCTGGATTCCGACTCAAGACTCGGATCAATTCCGATACCGCCCCTATCCCTACTACAGCCCGTTCTGGCATCCCTATTGGGGACCGTACGGACGGTTTCCCTATTACTGGTAA
- a CDS encoding thioredoxin domain-containing protein encodes MVMRRVWYGGLFMGLMAMAWLGFAGLAQAGKPELKGNFQILSEEKSTHKPGKVQLVEFADFYCPHCHRFDGEGLAILEKAFGSKLETVMVGYPVIPGKLPTAFDMYEQAKTMGKGNEMKRALFRTIHTDKIGIIDKAIREVLIREVGLNPAAFEDGLASAKPARAFEDGRRWGDRIKVQQTPTVLLDGNIKVEQIDPENLKVIIQSILDGDSMKK; translated from the coding sequence ATGGTGATGCGTCGTGTGTGGTATGGGGGTCTGTTCATGGGGCTGATGGCGATGGCCTGGCTCGGGTTCGCGGGCCTCGCGCAGGCGGGGAAACCTGAATTGAAAGGCAACTTTCAAATCTTGAGCGAAGAAAAGTCGACGCATAAGCCGGGGAAGGTTCAGTTGGTGGAGTTTGCCGACTTCTATTGCCCGCATTGCCATCGGTTCGACGGCGAAGGATTGGCGATTCTGGAGAAGGCATTCGGCAGCAAGTTGGAGACGGTGATGGTGGGGTATCCCGTCATTCCCGGTAAGCTGCCGACGGCCTTCGATATGTATGAACAGGCCAAGACCATGGGCAAGGGTAACGAGATGAAGCGAGCCTTGTTCCGCACCATTCATACGGACAAGATCGGCATCATCGACAAGGCCATTCGGGAGGTCCTGATCCGCGAGGTCGGATTGAATCCGGCCGCGTTTGAGGACGGTCTGGCCAGCGCGAAGCCGGCGAGGGCCTTCGAAGACGGACGGAGATGGGGGGATCGCATCAAGGTTCAACAGACTCCGACGGTATTGCTCGACGGCAACATCAAGGTCGAACAGATCGACCCGGAAAACCTGAAGGTGATCATCCAGAGCATTCTGGATGGAGACAGCATGAAAAAATAG
- a CDS encoding tetratricopeptide repeat-containing protein, which yields ARGEWAAAEPLYERVLAIERKTLGAAHPDVAISLNNLAELYRKQGRETAAESSYRLALTLMEQAHGPDHVELGPVLNNLAALYKGRRMYAWAEPLYERALKVRRLGLGNDHPAVAMGLNNAACLYQDVGSYAAAQRLFDEALAIAERVSGPQASLTGTILGNMAFLADEQGLAMQAQLLYQRALVIQQQQLGLHHPTVGLLAERYARVLDVLGQPVEAGLFAARAASIRARVQSEAVKQGAGRRLGPTVGEVRR from the coding sequence CGCCAGGGGCGAGTGGGCTGCGGCGGAACCCTTGTACGAGCGGGTGCTGGCGATCGAACGCAAGACGCTGGGTGCGGCGCACCCCGATGTCGCGATCAGCTTGAACAACCTCGCCGAGCTCTATCGGAAACAGGGGCGGGAAACGGCGGCCGAATCCTCGTATCGGCTGGCCCTTACGCTGATGGAGCAGGCGCACGGCCCCGATCATGTGGAGCTGGGGCCGGTGCTCAACAACCTGGCCGCACTATACAAAGGCCGCAGGATGTATGCATGGGCGGAACCGTTGTATGAACGGGCGTTAAAAGTGCGTCGGCTAGGCTTGGGCAACGACCACCCGGCCGTGGCAATGGGATTGAACAATGCTGCGTGCCTGTATCAGGACGTGGGGTCCTATGCCGCGGCCCAACGATTGTTCGACGAGGCACTCGCCATCGCCGAACGGGTGTCAGGTCCGCAGGCTTCCTTGACCGGCACCATCCTCGGCAACATGGCATTTTTGGCTGATGAGCAGGGACTGGCGATGCAAGCACAGCTGCTCTACCAGCGGGCGCTGGTCATCCAGCAACAGCAACTCGGGTTGCACCATCCGACCGTCGGACTCCTGGCGGAACGGTATGCGCGTGTGCTCGATGTGCTGGGTCAGCCGGTCGAAGCGGGGTTGTTCGCAGCGCGGGCCGCCTCGATTCGCGCGCGGGTCCAGTCGGAAGCGGTGAAGCAAGGGGCCGGGCGTCGCCTGGGCCCGACCGTCGGTGAGGTCAGGCGGTAA
- a CDS encoding copper-translocating P-type ATPase gives MALEPRTVTVAEELNPELVDMARRFWVALAPAAVVFLLAMSHMMPGHPVQHLLSDTQSAWVQLVLSTPVVLWAGWPFFQRGWASIVHRSPNMFTLIAIGTGTAYLYSMLATLFPSWIPPSFHLESGAVPVYFEAAAVITVLVLLGQVLELRARSRTTGAIRALLGLAPKTARLLCDDGREEDVPLEQVQVGHRLRVRPGERVPVDGTILEGSTSIDESMITGESMPVEKYAGERVTGGTINGSGGVVMRADRVGADTLLSHIVQLVAEAQRSRAPIQRTADVVAGYFVPTVVGVAIVSGLLWAWLGPEPRLAHALLNAVAVLIIACPCALGLATPMSIMVGTGRGASAGVLFKKAEALERIEKITTLVFDKTGTLTEGKPKLRVVSALSPWSETELLRMAASVERASEHPVANAIVGGADARGLTVEPATGFRSMAGKGVMAIVGTKQVAVGTIDWLRELNVDDEIALADLEANAELMQQTGQTVMAVAVEGRAIGLLGVADPIKSSTPEALRWLRQEGIRLVMVTGDHAVTAQAVAKELGLDEVRAGVKPEEKGRIVQEFQRQGQVVAMAGDGINDAPALAQADVGIAMGTGTDVAMEHAGVTLVKGDLRGIVRAYRLSKATMRNIRQNLFFAFVYNSVGVPVAAGLFYPVFGLLLSPMIASAAMTLSSLSVISNALRLRQTDL, from the coding sequence ATGGCGCTGGAACCACGGACGGTCACCGTCGCAGAGGAGCTGAATCCTGAACTGGTCGATATGGCCAGGCGGTTCTGGGTGGCACTGGCACCCGCGGCGGTGGTGTTCCTCCTGGCCATGTCGCATATGATGCCCGGTCATCCGGTGCAACATCTGTTGTCGGATACGCAGTCGGCCTGGGTGCAGTTGGTGCTCAGCACGCCGGTGGTGCTGTGGGCCGGCTGGCCGTTTTTTCAGCGCGGCTGGGCGTCGATCGTGCACCGCAGCCCGAACATGTTTACGCTGATCGCGATCGGCACCGGTACGGCCTACCTCTATAGCATGCTTGCGACGCTCTTCCCGTCCTGGATTCCGCCATCGTTCCATCTTGAGAGCGGGGCGGTGCCGGTGTATTTCGAAGCGGCGGCAGTGATTACCGTGTTGGTGCTCTTAGGTCAGGTTTTGGAACTGCGAGCCAGGAGTCGCACGACCGGTGCGATCAGGGCGCTGCTCGGCTTGGCGCCCAAGACGGCGCGGCTGTTGTGTGACGACGGCCGGGAAGAGGATGTGCCGCTCGAACAGGTGCAAGTCGGCCATCGGCTGCGGGTGCGTCCCGGTGAACGGGTGCCGGTGGACGGGACCATTCTCGAAGGTTCGACGTCGATCGACGAGTCGATGATTACCGGCGAATCCATGCCTGTCGAAAAATATGCCGGGGAGCGGGTCACCGGCGGCACGATCAACGGATCGGGCGGCGTGGTGATGCGAGCGGATCGGGTGGGAGCGGATACGTTGTTGTCCCACATCGTTCAACTGGTGGCCGAGGCGCAACGCAGTCGAGCGCCTATCCAGCGCACCGCCGATGTGGTGGCCGGGTACTTTGTGCCGACCGTCGTCGGCGTGGCGATCGTCAGTGGATTGCTGTGGGCCTGGCTGGGACCGGAGCCCCGTCTGGCGCATGCCCTGTTGAATGCCGTGGCGGTGTTGATCATTGCCTGCCCCTGCGCGCTTGGGTTGGCGACGCCCATGTCCATCATGGTGGGGACCGGGCGAGGGGCGTCGGCCGGAGTGCTGTTCAAGAAGGCCGAGGCGCTGGAGCGGATCGAAAAGATCACGACGTTGGTGTTCGACAAAACCGGGACGTTGACGGAAGGTAAGCCGAAGTTACGGGTGGTCAGCGCATTGTCGCCCTGGTCCGAAACGGAGCTCTTGCGAATGGCCGCGTCGGTGGAACGGGCGAGTGAGCATCCGGTCGCCAATGCGATTGTCGGCGGGGCCGACGCGCGAGGACTCACCGTGGAACCGGCCACCGGGTTCAGGTCGATGGCGGGAAAAGGCGTCATGGCGATCGTCGGGACAAAGCAGGTTGCCGTGGGCACCATCGATTGGCTGCGGGAGCTGAATGTCGACGACGAGATCGCGCTTGCCGACTTGGAGGCCAATGCGGAGCTGATGCAGCAGACAGGACAAACCGTGATGGCGGTCGCCGTCGAGGGCCGTGCGATCGGATTGCTCGGCGTGGCTGACCCGATCAAGAGTTCCACACCGGAGGCGCTCCGCTGGTTGAGACAGGAGGGCATTCGCCTGGTGATGGTGACCGGCGACCATGCCGTGACGGCGCAGGCGGTCGCCAAGGAATTGGGATTGGATGAGGTTCGCGCCGGCGTGAAACCGGAAGAGAAGGGCCGGATTGTGCAAGAGTTCCAGCGGCAAGGCCAGGTTGTCGCCATGGCCGGGGACGGCATCAACGATGCGCCGGCCCTTGCGCAGGCGGATGTCGGGATCGCCATGGGGACCGGGACCGATGTCGCGATGGAGCATGCCGGGGTGACGCTCGTCAAAGGCGATTTGCGGGGTATCGTCCGGGCCTACCGGTTGAGTAAGGCGACCATGCGAAACATCCGTCAGAATCTCTTCTTCGCCTTTGTGTACAATAGTGTCGGTGTGCCGGTCGCCGCCGGGCTCTTCTATCCGGTGTTCGGACTCCTCCTCAGCCCGATGATCGCCAGTGCTGCCATGACATTGAGTTCCCTTTCCGTGATTTCGAACGCGTTACGCCTCCGGCAGACCGATTTATGA
- a CDS encoding prepilin-type N-terminal cleavage/methylation domain-containing protein, which translates to MAYVCLDRRQQGFTIIELAIVTVIVGLLAGLAVPTYLGYLDKARLTRCIAEIRYISRAIDSYKSAYDIYPNTLADAGAGDIVDPWGNPYEYLNIAALTLPGNGGGNGGGGGGGNGGGNNGAWQWILPNEAYAAAGGNASRGRPRKDRFLHPINSDYDLYSMGKDGESVEPLTAQKSHDDIIRANDGSFVGLAVEF; encoded by the coding sequence ATGGCCTACGTTTGCCTCGATCGTCGCCAGCAGGGATTTACCATCATCGAGTTGGCGATTGTGACGGTGATTGTCGGTCTCCTCGCCGGCTTGGCCGTGCCGACCTACCTGGGATATTTAGACAAGGCCAGGCTGACGCGCTGCATCGCCGAAATTCGCTACATTTCCCGTGCCATCGATTCGTACAAGAGCGCGTATGACATTTACCCTAACACATTGGCCGATGCGGGTGCGGGCGACATCGTCGACCCCTGGGGCAATCCCTATGAATATCTGAATATTGCGGCCCTAACCCTGCCTGGCAATGGCGGAGGCAACGGCGGTGGTGGAGGCGGAGGCAACGGCGGCGGGAACAACGGCGCCTGGCAGTGGATCCTGCCCAACGAGGCCTATGCCGCAGCCGGCGGGAATGCGTCAAGAGGCAGGCCTCGAAAGGACCGATTTCTGCACCCGATCAATTCCGACTACGATCTGTACAGCATGGGCAAAGATGGGGAGAGCGTCGAACCACTGACGGCCCAGAAAAGTCATGACGATATTATTCGCGCGAATGACGGCAGCTTTGTCGGACTCGCGGTAGAATTTTAG